The genomic region AGCTCGGGCGGCCACTGGCCACTGTGGACCAGAACGTGCGCTGACCCGTGCGCACCGGTGGACGCGCCTCGGTCACGTGGTGGCGAGCGCGGCGCCGCGCTGCTCGTCGAGATGTCCCGCCGCCGCCTCGATCAGCGCGTCGAGGTGGCTGCGCGTGGTGAGCATGGCCGCGATCTGCGCGTCGATCCGCTCCCGTTCCCGCCGCATCACCTTCAGCGTCTCCACCGTGACGTCCTCCGCGGGGGAGTCGACGCACGGCAGGAGCGCGGCGATCGTCTCGCTCGACAAGCCGGCGTCGTACAACAGGCGCAGCATGTGCACCCGGTCCACCGCGGTTTCGGTGTACAGGCGGTGCGCTCCCGTCGTCCGGGTCGACGTCAGCAAGCCCTGCTGTTCGTAGTAGCGCAGCGACCTGATGCTGACCCCCGTGCGGGCGGACAGCTCGCCGATGCGCATGGGACTGTCCACTTGGGTCACTGTAACCTCCGCCACTTCACCTTGAACCTGACATCAACGTCAGATTCTACCCTTCGGTCAGAACCACAACCGAAAGGGACGACACCATGGACATCGCAGGATCGGTCGCGCTGGTCACCGGGGCGAACCGCGGCCTCGGCAAGGAGTTCGTCAGCCAGCTGCTCGCGCGCGGCGCCACGAAGGTGTACGCCGCCGCCCGCGACGTCAGCACCATCACCACGCCGGGCGTCGTGCCACTGGCCCTCGACCTGCTCGACCCGGCGACCATCGACCAGGCGGCGCAGCAGGCAGGGGACGTCACCCTGCTCGTGAACAACGCCGGGATCTCCACCGGCCAGAACCTCGTCCGCGGCGACCTGGCCCAGATCCGCCGGGAGATGGAGACCCACTTCTTCGGCACGCTGGGCGTGACCCGCGCCTTCGCCGACGTGCTCGGCCACAACGGCGGCGGCGCCATCGTCAACGTCCTGTCGGCCCTGTCCTGGTTCTCCTGGAACGGCGCCACGTCGTACTCGGCGGCGAAGGCGGCCGAGTGGAGCCTGACCGCCGGCACCCGCGTCGAGCTCGCCGGCCAGGGCACGCAGGTGCTGGGCCTGCACCTCGGTGCGGCCGACACCGACATGATGGCCGGCTACGAGGGCCCTCTGCTCACGCCGGGCGACGTCGTGAGGGCAGCGCTCGACGGCCTGGCCGACGGTGCCGCCGAGGTCTTGGTCGACGACTGGAGCCGCACCACCAAGGCCGGCCTCGCCGAGGACCCGGCCGACTTCTACGCGAAGGTGGCCGCGAACATGCAGTGAGCCGGCCAGCCGGAGACTCGGCTGTCACCGCGCCAGGTACTCGATGTAGAAGCGGAAGGCGGCCCACGCCGACGTCGCGATGCCGGCGGTGACCAGCAGCACCGCTGGTGGGGCGAACACGGTGAACGCGATGGTGGCCAGGATCGCGGCTGTGTCCTCCCAGTCGAGGAACTCCAGCGCCGCGTCCGCGACGACGTCCACCGTCGCGGTGACCGTGGCGATGCCGACGAACACCACCAGCACGGTGCCGAGGAAGGCCCCGTCCGCGGCGACCAGCAGGTCCTTCAGGTAGGTGATCGAGAGGTCCGTGCCCAGCAGGCGGACCGCGGCGACGCCGAGAGCGGCTCCGAGCAGCGCGCTCAGGAGGAACTTGCCCCACCGCAACTCGCCGGGCCTGGGCACCAGCAGGGGGAGCAGCGCCAGCGCGGCCAGGAAGACGGCCCACCACGGCTTCTGCTCGCCCGCTGACCACTGCTCACCCGCCGGTACGAGGCCTGGCCGCGCACTGAGACCGGCACCCACCAGTGTCACCGCGCCGACGATCAGCAGGCTGACCACGACCATCCTCAGCGCCGGGGAGATCCAGTAGGCCGAGTTGTTCAACGCCACCGCGACGAGGATCAGCCCGGCACTGGCGATTTTCGGGTGGCCGGGCACCACGTAGACGGCGAAAGCGTGGGCGTACACCGAGACCAGCGGGAGCAAGGTGATCATCCGAACGCGGCTGATCTGCAGCTCGGCCCATCCGGGTCCCACCCACGGCCGGTCCCAGTGTGGACGGCCGTAGTGATCAGGCAGTGCCGTGGCGAGGAGCGCGAGCACCAGGGCGATGCCGGCCGCGACGGCCAACCCCCGGCCGGCCAGGGGCGCGGCGACCCCAAGTGCGACAACGATTCCGCCGGCCAGCCGCATCGTGACACCGTCCCCTCAGCCGTGTCCCGCCCGAAGACGCTACAGGCGGGTGCGCCGGTCACGGCGGCTGTGGCCGGAAGGTGACGTGCTGAGCGACGAGCCCGGTGTGCCGCCACGCCGGGCTCGTCGGCCCGGTCAGGAGAGGGTCGGCGTCTGCCGGTCCCGCCACTCGGCGAGGTTGCCCGCCTTCTTGCTCGAGACCCGGAAGACGCCGGCCGTGCCGCCGGTCTTCAGCAGGAACCTCTGGATGTGCTGCTGCAGGGGAGTGCGCCACTCCGGCCTGGTGGCGCAGTGGCTGCCGTCCTGGACGTCGGACCAGTAGGTGATGTTGCCTGCGGCACCGAGCGCCCGGTAGACCTCCGCCGCGCCCAGTGCCGCCACGCTTCCCGACCTCGTCGACAGCCAGTCGATGTGCGGGTTGTCCATGACGAACAGGCCGCGCGGCGCGATCATCCCGGCGACCTGGTGGGTGTCGACCGGCAGCGTGGCCGGGTTGCCGGTGAAGGAGCCGAACGCGTCGCCCAGCCAGGGTTGTTCACCGTAGGCGCTGCTCAACGGTGCGCGCCGCTCTCCCTGGCGATCGAGCGGAAGGCCGGAGCACCGCCGCTGCCCGACTCGATCGGCGTGGTGAGTGCGATGCGCTGGTCGAACGCCCCGGTGACGAACGTGCCCTTGCCGTAGCGCGAGCACCCGGTGACACCGACGGCGTCCGCCTTCAGGATCGTGCCGCCGGACTGTTCGATGACATCGATCATCCGGCTGACGCCCCACGCCCACGCGAGCAGCAGACCGGTGCTGCTCGCGGAGCCGTGGACGCTGTAGAAGGCGCCCTGCTTGTTGTTGCGCGGCGTGCCCTCCCGGCCCACCGCGAGCGGGTCGTAGCTGATGACCGCGGCACCGGAGGCCTTGATCGTGGCCGTGTCCGCCCCGAACCCGCCCAGGACGACCACGACCGGGAAAGGCCCGGAACCGCTCGGCAGCTCGACTCGCGCGGAGAAGCTCGCGCTCCTGCCGTTGTGCGCGACGGTGACCGTGATGTTGCTGCTGGAAACCGTTCCGCTGACGGTGGACGGCTTTGCGGGCTTCTCGCCGTAGACGTACCTCGCCGACAGTTTTTGATTTCCGCTCGAGGGCACCTCCAGTCGCTCTTGGTCGTGATGCGGGCGCCGTTCAGCTTCGTGAAGGGATCGGGAAGCCGCGAGTTCGAGGGGAGCGAACCGGGCAGCGTCACCGCGCAGTCGGTTCCGTCCTCTTCGACCAGGGCGGCCGCGGCGGAGTTTTCGAAAAAATGTTTCGAGAACTCGGTCTGTTGACTGACCGCAGAGGAGGTGCGCGCCTGTCAGGGTTTGCCCGTAGTCCTGGAGAACGACCGGCAAGTCAGACCACGGGCCGATGTGCGGGCCGGGCGTGTTCCAGTCAACTGTTCGGCAGCTGGAGTCTTGCTTTTGTCACTGGGGGAAAGTCCATGACCTTCTTGACCGATGCCCTCGAAGGGCTGGCCGGTCTGCCGCAACCCGCCGTCCTCGCGGTGACGGGTGCGTTGACGCTGGCCGAGTGCACGCTCGGCGTGGGCTTCCTGGCGCCGGGCGAGAGCGCCCTGCTGCTGGCCTCGACGACGGTCACGACCGTGCCCCGGTTCCTGGTCATGTGGCTCGTGGTGACGGTGTGCGCGGTCGCCGGCGACAGCATCGGCTACTACCTCGGCCGCCGTTTCGGTGACCGGCTGCGGGAGACCAAGCTGGTCCGCAAGGTCGGTCAGCAGCACTGGGACAAGGCGGCCGACCTGCTGCGCAGACGGGGAGCGTGGGCGGTGTTCGTCGCCAGGTTCATGCCCGTCGTGCGCACCCTCGTCCCCGCGTCGGCAGGTGCGTCCAAGATGGAGTACC from Lentzea guizhouensis harbors:
- a CDS encoding DedA family protein → MTFLTDALEGLAGLPQPAVLAVTGALTLAECTLGVGFLAPGESALLLASTTVTTVPRFLVMWLVVTVCAVAGDSIGYYLGRRFGDRLRETKLVRKVGQQHWDKAADLLRRRGAWAVFVARFMPVVRTLVPASAGASKMEYRRFLPASIAGAVCWSALHIGIGSAAGASAKYIESAFNGAMWVLLAVAVVVGVVVVLRRRKQTATTKELEEVA
- a CDS encoding MerR family transcriptional regulator yields the protein MDSPMRIGELSARTGVSIRSLRYYEQQGLLTSTRTTGAHRLYTETAVDRVHMLRLLYDAGLSSETIAALLPCVDSPAEDVTVETLKVMRRERERIDAQIAAMLTTRSHLDALIEAAAGHLDEQRGAALATT
- a CDS encoding SDR family oxidoreductase, with product MDIAGSVALVTGANRGLGKEFVSQLLARGATKVYAAARDVSTITTPGVVPLALDLLDPATIDQAAQQAGDVTLLVNNAGISTGQNLVRGDLAQIRREMETHFFGTLGVTRAFADVLGHNGGGAIVNVLSALSWFSWNGATSYSAAKAAEWSLTAGTRVELAGQGTQVLGLHLGAADTDMMAGYEGPLLTPGDVVRAALDGLADGAAEVLVDDWSRTTKAGLAEDPADFYAKVAANMQ